TTTCAATTCCTTATATGTTAAGCTATCTATCCTATAGTAAATTCTCAGGTGACCTTCCTGGAATGATTGAATTACAAGCTGAATACGAACAAAAATATGGTCCTGGTGATTATATTCCACCTGTTCGTACGACATTCTGGAGTTTCCGCATCATGGTAGCCGGTGGTAGCTTAATGATTCTACTTTCCATGATTGGACTCTATCTGTCATGGCGCAAAAAGCTAGACAAGCCAAATAAATGGTTTATGTATTCAATGGTATATAGTATTTCTTTACCATTTATCGCTAATACGGCAGGCTGGGTTATGACTGAATTTGGTCGTCAACCGTGGACTGTTTTTGGATTGATGAAAACGGAAGATAGTATTTCTCCAAGCGTATCTGCTGGGGAAGTGTTATTCTCACTGATTGCTTTTAGTACGATTTATTTGGCGCTATTCATTGTGCTCCTTTATTTGTTCACTCGTGTTATCAAGAAGGGTCCTTATGCTCTAGTGAAGGCAGAAGCAAGCACAAATGACCCGTTTAATAAGGAGGAAACTCATGCTTTCTCTTAATGAACTCTGGTTTGTTTTAATCGCTGTTTTATTCATTGGATTCTTCTTTTTAGAGGGTTTTGATTTTGGAATTGGGATGTCTACTACTTTCCTAGCCAAATCAGACATGGAGCGCCGCGTTTTAATCAATTCAATTGGCCCGTTCTGGGATGCGAATGAAGTATGGTTATTGACCGCAGGGGGAGCGATGTTTGCTGCGTTCCCTAACTGGTATGCAACGTTGTTTAGTGGGTTTTACTTGCCATTAGTATTTCTTTTGTTAGCGTTAATCGGTCGCGGTGTTGCTTTTGAATACCGTGGAAAAGTAGATAATCCCGTATGGAGAAAAGTTTGGGATGTTGCGATTTTTATCGGTAGTTTTTTACCACCATTCTTACTTGGTGTGGTATTTGCTTGTCTGTTAAAGGGTTTACCAATCGATGCAAACATGGAAATGAATGCAGGATTGTTTGACATGGTTAATTTGTATAGTGTGATGGGTGGAGTAACTGTCGTTGTTCTTTGCCAAGTACACGGTCTTTTGTTTGCAACGCTACGGACAACAGGTGATTTGCGCATGCGTGCTCGCAAACAAGCAAAAATGTTGTTGGCTCCACTAGCGCTTCTATTGGTTATCTTTGGAGGTATGACCTACTTCATGACGGATATTTTTGCCGTTCGGGGTGGCATACTAAGTGTGATAGCAGTATTGGGTGTTATTGCTTATGTGCTAGCTGGTTACTTTATTACGAAAAAACGCGATGGATGGGCATTCGGGATGACTGGTACAGTGATTGCCCTTTCCATTAGTTCAGTATTTATTGGATTGTTCCCACGTGTAATGATTAGCTCGATTGATAGTATGTTCAACCTGACAATTCAAAATGCATCGTCTAGTCCTTACTCTCTTAAAATCATGACGATCGTAGCTTTATCCTTGCTACCATTCGTATTGGGCTATCAAATTTGGAGTTACTTCGTATTTCATAAACGTGTACATGAGAAGGAGCACTTGGAATATTAATGGGTAAAAACTTACTCGGTTATAAAGGAATTGTGCCAGTTCTAATAGCAGTAGCTGTGCTTGTTCTAATCCAAAGCTTGTCGATTCTATACCAGGCAAAATGGTTGGCGGAAGTTATTTCCGCCCTTTTTGCTGGTCAAAAACTACAAGAGCTATATATGGGATTGGGCTTATTTTTACTGGCGTTTCTCGTTCGTCATTTGACCAACTTGTTGCAACAGAAAATCGCCTATCGTTTTGCGATGAAAACAGGCAGTGATGTACGTAAAAGTTTAATGGAGAAGCTATTTTTATTAGGACCGCGTTTTGCAAAAACACAGGGTACAGGGAATGTGGTAACGCTCGTGATAGAGGGCGTTGCACAATTTCGTACCTATCTTGAATTGATTATTCCACGTATGGTTAGTACTGCGATTACGCCTTGGGTTATTCTTGCTTATGTAGCTTGGCAGGATATGATTTCTGGGATTATATTGCTTGTTACTATGCCGATTTTAATTGTGTTCATGATTCTAATTGGTCTTGCAGCTAAGGGGAAAATGGATCGTCAATGGAAATCATATCGCATTTTATCCAACCATTTTGTAGATGCATTACGTGGGTTGGAAACCCTTAGATATTTAGGGTTGAGCCGTACACATAGTAAAACAATTGAGCGGGTGAGTGATCGTTATCGCTCTGCTACGATGGGAACTTTGCGTGTAGCATTCCTATCATCATTTGCTTTGGACTTTTTCACAATGCTTTCTGTGGCCTGTGTTGCGGTTAGTCTAGGGCTACGTCTTATTTCAGGGGAAATCTTTCTCTTAACAGGGTTAACCGTGTTGATTTTGGCACCTGAGTATTTCTTGCCAATTCGCATGGTGGGCGCTGATTATCATGCGACGTTAAATGGAAAAGAAGCGGGAGAGGCGATTCAAGCGATCCTTCAGAAGCAGGTTGCTCAAGACAAGAAAGACGATGCCAACGTAACCATAAACGAATGGACGAAGGAAAGCTCGCTAATGCTTACTTCTATTGGCATGAAGCATGAGAGTAATACAAACTCAATTCAAGTAGAAGAAGCTCATATGGAAGCCAAGCCTTCTTTACGAGATATCTCTTTTACTATAACGGGAAAGCAAAAGATCGGAATTATTGGAGAAAGTGGCGCTGGTAAGTCTACATTGATAGATGTACTTGCTGGATTTTTAGTCCCTACATCTGGACAAATGGAGTTAAATGGGCAACGGGTATCTTCGCTTTGCCAACCTGAATGGCAAAGCCAGACAACCTATATTCCTCAGCACCCCTATATTTTTTCAAGCTCATTCTATGACAATGTAAAGTTTTACTCTCCTTTAGCTAGTGATGAGCAGGTTGAAAAAGCGATTCAAGCCGCTGGTTTAGGTGATTTGTTCAACAGTCTACCTAGAAAAGGTGAGGAACGAATCGGGAATGGTGGACGTGCGTTAAGTGGTGGACAGGAGCAACGCGTCGCTCTTGCTCGTGCCTTTTTAAGTAATCGCCCTATTATTTTATTGGACGAACCGACCGCCCATCTTGATATTGAAACTGAATATGAACTAAAAGAGACGATGCTCTCTTTGTTTGAAGATAAATTAGTGCTTCTGGCAACACATAGGCTACATTGGATGCCTGATATGGATCTTATCATCGTATTGGAACAGGGTACGATAAAAGAAATAGGGACACATGCAGAGTTGCTTGCCAAACAAGGAACATACTATCAAATGATTGTAATGCAAGGGGAGGAAATCTAATGAAGCGAGATGAATGGTTTTTCCCCTACATGAAAGCTCATGCCAGAAGGTTTGTTGTTATTATCCTTTTAGGAGTATGTACAGCTCTTACAGCTAGTTCTTTGATGTTTACATCAGGTTTTCTCATTTCTAAATCGGCATTGCGACCTGAGAATATTTTGTTGGTCTATGTGCCGGTAGTATTAGTTCGCACGTTTGGTATCAGTCGTGCTGTCGTGCATTATGTGGAACGTTTGATCGGGCATGATACAATCTTGCGGATTCTATCGAAAATGCGTTTACGGTTGTATCAAATTCTTGAACCGCAAGCATTATTTGTTCGTTCACGTTTTCGTACAGGTGATTTACTGGGTGTTCTAGCTGATGATGTCGAGTATCTTCAAAATGTATACTTACGCACCATTTTTCCCAGCATTGTTGCATTGGTAATGTTTATGGTGGTGCTTGCTGTCATTGGGTGGTTTGATGCAGGATTTGCCTTGTTCTTGGCTTTTTTAATCATGTTATTGCTATTTGTATTTCCGGCTATTTCCCTTATGCTGACTAAACAACTGCAAACAGAAAGTAAATCAGAACGCAATGGTTTATATCAAAAACTGACAGATGCCATAATGGGTATGAGTGACTGGGTGATAAGTGGTAGGGAGGAGCAATTTGTTCATTCCTACGAGCAGGATGAGGAGAAAGTAGCCCGTATTGACACTACATTAAGCGAATGGAGTAAGTGGCGCAATTTCTTGGGACAAGGTATTGTAGGTTGCATTGTCGTAGCCATGTTATTTTGGACAGGTGATCAATACGCTATGGGAGAAATTGCTGTGACGTTGATTGCGGCTTTTGTACTGGTCATGTTTCCAGTGATGGATATCTTTTTGCCAATCTCAGAAGCTATTGAGAAAATCCCCCAATATCAAAACTCATTAGACCGCTTGCACAGTATTAATAAGATAGATGGAAACAATCAAACAAGCGAGTTTCATTCAAGGATAGATGAGCAGCTGATACAAGTAGCCCAGAAGGATGCACACATCCGAATAGAGGAAGTCACATATCAATATGCTCCAGAAGCACCAATTGCGGTTGGGCAGGTATCGCTTAGTGTGCCACAAGGTAAAAAAATAGCAATCATTGGACGAAGTGGTGCTGGTAAATCTACTTTATTAAAGCTAATTCAAGGTGCGCTACTTCCTACTCAGGGCCGTGTCAGCATTCAAGGTATGCCGGCAGATCATTATGGTGAGCATATACCAACGATCATGTCAGTATTAAATCAAAGTCCTCATCTGTTTGACACTACTGTAGGCAATAATATTCGACTTGGAAATGTAGAGGCATCTGATGAGGAATTGAAGCAGGTTTGTAGGCAGGTTCAATTGGATCGCTTAATCGAGTCTTTGCCAGAAGGGTATCAGACGCCGATGAATGAAACGGGGCAACGTTTTTCGGGCGGTGAGCGTCAACGCATTGCACTAGCACGTATCCTTCTACAAAATACACCGATCGTGCTGCTCGATGAACCTACAGTAGGGTTAGATCCTCGTACGGAACGAGAGCTATTACGGACTATTTTTAAAACCATGAACGGGAAAACACTCATTTGGATTACTCATCATCTGGTGGGTGCAGAGCATATGGATGAAATTATATTTATGGAAGCTGGAAAGATTGTCATGCGAGGAACACATGCGGAATTAATGAACAAAGAGCCTCGTTATCAGAATTTATATCGTTTGGATCGACCTGAGGAATTTCAAGTGAAATGAAAATTTTTTTCTTGAAAATGAGAAAGTAGCAATTGGAGATGGCCCCTTTTGCTACTTTCTCTATTTTTTTAAACGATACAAGCCAGAGTGGTCTAATCTGACGTGAACTTGAATGGTTTTCAGCGACGCTTTCGTTAAGGTAATTTTGTTACTTTCGGATAGACGTTTCCAGGTTTGTATATCTTGTTTGTACAGATAATTTTTTAACGAATATAGATCAATTCCCTTTTTGATTCCATTTTGATAGGTATCTCTAATTTCTTGTTTTATTTTCTGCTCGGCTCTTTTACGTAGCTCCTCCATATCCGTTTTTTCGGATAATTCATCTATAAATCCATGCACATCTACATATATGGAAAACCGAAGTTGACCACTTTGATCAAATGTAATCTTTACTTTATGTTTGGGCTTGGAAAAGGACAGGTCAGCTAATGGTTTGCCTTCTCGATCAAGATGAACGAAGGATTGAGCAGTACTGGGTGTCATCCAGCGTAGACCAGAAAGCTGAGTTTCTGGAAACCACCCGCCATTGGTTCCAGCTTTAATGGCATAGACTCCATCTATTTTAAATTGAGGTGTTTTTTTTTGATCTTTCTTCCATTCCTTTTGGCTAATACTTAAGGATGGTAGTAATAAAGTAAGTCCGGGCTCCCTAACTTCGTAGACAAACCGGTGGAACCTAATCGGTTCAATGATCGAGTTCTGCTTAAAGGGTTCTTCTGGATTGTGTAAGATGGTAAGTAGCGAAGACAGCCCAAATAGAGAGGGAGTAACAAATAAGCTGTCGATAGGTTTCTCTGAGCCAAAAATCCAGGGGGTGTATCGGACCTCAGGGTAACGGAGCAAGCTATCAATATTTGCTAAAATATCTTTCTCTAATACCCTCTCACTTAGAACAATTCCGGTAATATAATCCCAAACTACTCGCAATTGGTTAGATTTAAAAAAATGATTGATGGCCCGGTCAATCGTTTTTCCTTTGGCTTGAGCGATCCAAATAGGCTTGTTTACTCTGGTAGTAGCTCCTTCCTGCTTAGCAATATTCGTGAAATCGAGAGACTGCGTGTAGATAATAAATTCTCCGTCCTTATAATCAATCCCGAGTGCGGTCACGTAATTTAAGTCTTGAATGTTTTTATTATCCCAACAGCCGGTTAACAAAAACAACAGGGGGATTATAAGAAGGTAGCAGCAACAAGCCCAAGTCTTTTTCCTCATGATTGATCACTGCCTTGTCTAGTAGAATCAGTTGTATGCAGGATTTTTGGTCGTTTTTTCATCGATTTTAAAGGAATAGCGATTAATGATTTCAGCATATCTCCAAAGGTGGGCGGAGAAATTGGTGCTAAATAAGGGAGACCGAACGATTCCTGAGTAGACAGATAGAGTACAATTGATAAAAGTGATAGAAAAAAACCGTACATGCCTAGAAAGGACGATAAAACGAGTACAAATATTCGTAAGACACTAACCGTTCCACTCAACGACTGATTGACCAAGGTAAAGGTTGCCACCGCCGTCACTGCTGCAACGACCAAGGTAGTGGGTGAACCAAGCCCAGCACGGATAGAGGCATCCCCAACAATTAATCCTCCGACTACTGCTACTGTTTGTCCTACTGCCTTTGGTAGGCGAACACCTGCCTCGCGAAAAATTTCAAACAACCCTAGCATCAAAAACATTTCCATGGAGGATGAAAGAGGTAGTCCAAGTCGTGCAGTGGTTACTGTAGCTAACAGAGGGAATGGTAATTGTTCTACATTAAAAGCAATCAGGGCAGTCCATAATCCAGGCGTAAAAATAGAAACAATCAATCCAAGAAGCCTGAGGATACGTTCAAAAGTAACGAAATAGAACGGAAAGTGGGCATCCTCAGGTGATTTCAAGGTCATAAGAAGATTGGTAGGCCCAATCAATGCCATAGGAGAACCTTCTATAAAAATGATAAAACGACCACGTAATAAACTTTGTACAACATAATCAGGGCGCCCAATATAATCCAATAAAGGAAATAAGGCATAAGAGGAGTCACCCAAGGCTTCTCCAAGCTGTGAGCTACTAACTAAGGCATCTACACTGATGTTTGTAAGCCGAAGTCGTACATCTTCTACGAGAGTGGGGTCAATAATATCATTGATATACAAAAGAGCTACCTGAGATTGACTGCGTAGACCGATTGTGAAGCTTTCATTCCACATTGATTCAGAACGAAGTCTTTTTCTAATCAGGGCTATGTTTGTTGAAACGCTTTCCGTAAACCCATCCTTTGGTCCTTTGACTGAAATCTCCGTGTTAGATTCTTCGGGTGAACGATTTGGTGGATCTGAAATATCCAATAAAAAGGCTCGATTATATTTATCTAGAGTAATGATGAGCTTCCCAGTAAACAACTCTCGCTCAATCTCTTTTAGATCAATAGGTGAATCTATAGGCTGCAAAGGTAAAGTCCGATGTTGCTCTAACTCTTCTAAAGAGGAATACATGCTAAACTTTTTTTGGAGATCGGAAAACACAATTTGCCGATACATTCTAGCATCGATAAGTCCATCACAATAGAAAAACGAGATGGGCACAGGCGAATCTGTGGTAGCAAACTGAAATGTTTCTACTTTCACATCTGCACATTTTGCAAAATGGTCACAGAGAAGCTGACTTAAGCTTTGGGTGCTGTTTGTGTTGGTAAATTGGTTAAGTTGATTAGTTTCCTTCCGCATGTTCATCCGTACCTCTCGCGTTCTTTTTTGACCAGCTTCCAATGAGAGCAAGTAAGAGTGAAATGGCCAATAAAATAAGTAAAGATAAGGGGAAATAGATCTTTTTAAAGGTATCAATTAATAAAGGATCCTTCGTATGCAATAAAATAATGACCACAATAAGTATGCCAGACAAAATAGTTACTAGAATTTGATGGCCACGTTTTTTAATAGGGAGAACGTCATAAATAAGGAATAAAGCTAGGGATACACGTATAAATGCTCCAGATAACCATTGGAAGATAGAGAGAAAATCAACATGTTCAATATACTTGCCAATGGTAACAAGACGCCATTGTTCAAAAGCTGGATACATTTGATTCGCTGCTTCCTTTGGACCGAAGCTAGCAATTGCACCCATATAGGGACCAAGTGTTAGTCCAGCGAGTAAGATACAGAGCCATACTGCTTTTTTAAAGGTAATGGAGGTAGAGATGTGATGTTGTAGCAACAGAAGAAAGATGATTTCTACCATGCCATTTCCGATGACCATCGCTCCTTTAAAAACAGAAAGATAACCATTTTCAAGGATGGGTAGTAAAAGAGAGTAATTTTTATACTGAAAGTTGGCGCCCATAACGAAATACCCTAATAAAATAACGATCGGCAATAATACTCCTGAACAGATGGCTAACGGTTGTATACCAGATAAAGCACAGAGTATCGCCAAGAGAAGCATGCTGGCGGCAACCACAAATACAGGAGTTTGCGGTAAATAAGATATCTTTGTCCACATTGTCACATCTAGAGTTGTTACATATATATCTGAGAGTAAGTAGAGAATGAGCAGTCCGATGATGAGCCAAGCAAGCCAAGTACTGCTCTGTTGTTTAATCCATGAAAACAATTTCATTCCTTTTTGCCGACGAATAATGAACAGCAACAGAGGAAGCCAGCAAACTGTAAGTACCATAGCGATTAAAATACTGATCCAACCATCTCTTTCAACCGTACGAAGCAATAATGGAATTAAAATAACATGATTAAGAAGTCCTGCTGATAGAAAGAAAATACAGCAGGTTTGTAGGAACGTAATAGGTGTATCTCTATATCTCACAAGATATCCTCCATTTACTAAAAATGGATTTTTCTTAGTGTGATCGAAATCAGGTAAGATTAACCGAAAAAAAAGCCTTTCCTAAAAAAGGAAAGACCTAGAGGTTAATGGCTGTGCTTATGATCATGATTATGTTCAAGCCTCTCACTAGCTTGAGGCCCTGTTTCACATAAAAGCTCCTGATGTAAAATACTCGAATCTTCAATCTGGATGGTGGAGTGAGTAATGCCGAATTGATGTTCTAAAGTATGTAATGCTTCTTGCAGAATAGGGTAACTGGC
This is a stretch of genomic DNA from Brevibacillus laterosporus DSM 25. It encodes these proteins:
- the cydB gene encoding cytochrome d ubiquinol oxidase subunit II, translated to MLSLNELWFVLIAVLFIGFFFLEGFDFGIGMSTTFLAKSDMERRVLINSIGPFWDANEVWLLTAGGAMFAAFPNWYATLFSGFYLPLVFLLLALIGRGVAFEYRGKVDNPVWRKVWDVAIFIGSFLPPFLLGVVFACLLKGLPIDANMEMNAGLFDMVNLYSVMGGVTVVVLCQVHGLLFATLRTTGDLRMRARKQAKMLLAPLALLLVIFGGMTYFMTDIFAVRGGILSVIAVLGVIAYVLAGYFITKKRDGWAFGMTGTVIALSISSVFIGLFPRVMISSIDSMFNLTIQNASSSPYSLKIMTIVALSLLPFVLGYQIWSYFVFHKRVHEKEHLEY
- the cydC gene encoding thiol reductant ABC exporter subunit CydC; this translates as MKRDEWFFPYMKAHARRFVVIILLGVCTALTASSLMFTSGFLISKSALRPENILLVYVPVVLVRTFGISRAVVHYVERLIGHDTILRILSKMRLRLYQILEPQALFVRSRFRTGDLLGVLADDVEYLQNVYLRTIFPSIVALVMFMVVLAVIGWFDAGFALFLAFLIMLLLFVFPAISLMLTKQLQTESKSERNGLYQKLTDAIMGMSDWVISGREEQFVHSYEQDEEKVARIDTTLSEWSKWRNFLGQGIVGCIVVAMLFWTGDQYAMGEIAVTLIAAFVLVMFPVMDIFLPISEAIEKIPQYQNSLDRLHSINKIDGNNQTSEFHSRIDEQLIQVAQKDAHIRIEEVTYQYAPEAPIAVGQVSLSVPQGKKIAIIGRSGAGKSTLLKLIQGALLPTQGRVSIQGMPADHYGEHIPTIMSVLNQSPHLFDTTVGNNIRLGNVEASDEELKQVCRQVQLDRLIESLPEGYQTPMNETGQRFSGGERQRIALARILLQNTPIVLLDEPTVGLDPRTERELLRTIFKTMNGKTLIWITHHLVGAEHMDEIIFMEAGKIVMRGTHAELMNKEPRYQNLYRLDRPEEFQVK
- the cydD gene encoding thiol reductant ABC exporter subunit CydD → MGKNLLGYKGIVPVLIAVAVLVLIQSLSILYQAKWLAEVISALFAGQKLQELYMGLGLFLLAFLVRHLTNLLQQKIAYRFAMKTGSDVRKSLMEKLFLLGPRFAKTQGTGNVVTLVIEGVAQFRTYLELIIPRMVSTAITPWVILAYVAWQDMISGIILLVTMPILIVFMILIGLAAKGKMDRQWKSYRILSNHFVDALRGLETLRYLGLSRTHSKTIERVSDRYRSATMGTLRVAFLSSFALDFFTMLSVACVAVSLGLRLISGEIFLLTGLTVLILAPEYFLPIRMVGADYHATLNGKEAGEAIQAILQKQVAQDKKDDANVTINEWTKESSLMLTSIGMKHESNTNSIQVEEAHMEAKPSLRDISFTITGKQKIGIIGESGAGKSTLIDVLAGFLVPTSGQMELNGQRVSSLCQPEWQSQTTYIPQHPYIFSSSFYDNVKFYSPLASDEQVEKAIQAAGLGDLFNSLPRKGEERIGNGGRALSGGQEQRVALARAFLSNRPIILLDEPTAHLDIETEYELKETMLSLFEDKLVLLATHRLHWMPDMDLIIVLEQGTIKEIGTHAELLAKQGTYYQMIVMQGEEI
- a CDS encoding Ger(x)C family spore germination protein; the protein is MRKKTWACCCYLLIIPLLFLLTGCWDNKNIQDLNYVTALGIDYKDGEFIIYTQSLDFTNIAKQEGATTRVNKPIWIAQAKGKTIDRAINHFFKSNQLRVVWDYITGIVLSERVLEKDILANIDSLLRYPEVRYTPWIFGSEKPIDSLFVTPSLFGLSSLLTILHNPEEPFKQNSIIEPIRFHRFVYEVREPGLTLLLPSLSISQKEWKKDQKKTPQFKIDGVYAIKAGTNGGWFPETQLSGLRWMTPSTAQSFVHLDREGKPLADLSFSKPKHKVKITFDQSGQLRFSIYVDVHGFIDELSEKTDMEELRKRAEQKIKQEIRDTYQNGIKKGIDLYSLKNYLYKQDIQTWKRLSESNKITLTKASLKTIQVHVRLDHSGLYRLKK
- a CDS encoding endospore germination permease — translated: MRYRDTPITFLQTCCIFFLSAGLLNHVILIPLLLRTVERDGWISILIAMVLTVCWLPLLLFIIRRQKGMKLFSWIKQQSSTWLAWLIIGLLILYLLSDIYVTTLDVTMWTKISYLPQTPVFVVAASMLLLAILCALSGIQPLAICSGVLLPIVILLGYFVMGANFQYKNYSLLLPILENGYLSVFKGAMVIGNGMVEIIFLLLLQHHISTSITFKKAVWLCILLAGLTLGPYMGAIASFGPKEAANQMYPAFEQWRLVTIGKYIEHVDFLSIFQWLSGAFIRVSLALFLIYDVLPIKKRGHQILVTILSGILIVVIILLHTKDPLLIDTFKKIYFPLSLLILLAISLLLALIGSWSKKNARGTDEHAEGN
- a CDS encoding spore germination protein — translated: MRKETNQLNQFTNTNSTQSLSQLLCDHFAKCADVKVETFQFATTDSPVPISFFYCDGLIDARMYRQIVFSDLQKKFSMYSSLEELEQHRTLPLQPIDSPIDLKEIERELFTGKLIITLDKYNRAFLLDISDPPNRSPEESNTEISVKGPKDGFTESVSTNIALIRKRLRSESMWNESFTIGLRSQSQVALLYINDIIDPTLVEDVRLRLTNISVDALVSSSQLGEALGDSSYALFPLLDYIGRPDYVVQSLLRGRFIIFIEGSPMALIGPTNLLMTLKSPEDAHFPFYFVTFERILRLLGLIVSIFTPGLWTALIAFNVEQLPFPLLATVTTARLGLPLSSSMEMFLMLGLFEIFREAGVRLPKAVGQTVAVVGGLIVGDASIRAGLGSPTTLVVAAVTAVATFTLVNQSLSGTVSVLRIFVLVLSSFLGMYGFFLSLLSIVLYLSTQESFGLPYLAPISPPTFGDMLKSLIAIPLKSMKKRPKILHTTDSTRQGSDQS